ACTACGACTCGGCGGGCAACACCTTCGACTACGTCTACGAACTGGAGGGCGACAAGCTGACCATCTGGGCGGAAGCCAAGGGCGGCCCGGCCTACTTCGAGGGCGCCTTCGACGCTGACGACACCACGCTCACCGGCGAGTGGGTCTACCCGGGAGGCGGTGGGTACGCCTCCACCGCGACCCGCATTTGACCGAGGAACCGGCCTCCCGCCCGCCACCGGCGGGGGGCCGGTCGCGGGCGGGGCCGTCAGAAGGTCATGCGGTGCCTGCCCCGATACCGGGGGCGGACCGCCGCCGGTCGAGCGTGAACGCGGTGACCGCCGTACCGGCGACCGCGAGCATGAGGGCGGCCGTTCCCCACATCGCGAGCGTGGCCATCACCGTCCCGGTCACGCGGCACCGCCCGCGAGGAATCGAAGCCGCGCGCGGGCGCCGTCGCGGTCGCCCGTCCGCAGCGGGTACTCCGCTCACAACCGGTCCTGCCGGTTCGCCTCGGCGACGCACGCCCATTCCGTCGGCCCGAAGACGGACGGTTCCAGCCCCGTCGCCCGCTCGCGGTCGGACAGGGGGTAGCGGAGCCGGGCGGTCCAGTGATCGCCGCGCTCGTCGTACGCCGGTGCGTCCCACCGCACCGAGGGTGGGGCCGTACGATTCGTGTCCATCGAGGTGTCGCCTCCCAGGGCGTCGCTTCGTAGGCCCGGTGTGGAGCGACACCTCCGCGCCGGGCCGTCCTGACTTCCGAGAGTACGCAACTTACGCGTGCCTGTCTCTACTTGCGCAGAGTCAGGAAGTGGTAAGTCCCGTTGCGTACGATTATGTCATGGGCGTTGATCTCGAGGGAGCGGAGCCGCTCTACCGGCAGGTTGCGGCCGAGGTGGAGAGGCGCATCGCGGAGGGCGTCTACCTCGCGGGGAAGCGCATCCCCTCGACGGCGGAGCTCTCGGAAGAATTCGGGGTGTCGCGCCGGACCGTCACGGACGCGCTCGTGCTGCTCAAGCAAAGCGGAGTGGTGCGGGGCGTCCAGGGGCGTGGCACCTTCGCCCGGGAGGCCGACACCTGAACGAGGTCGCGGTGTTGGTGGGGTTGCAGGCGTCCGGCAAGACGACGTTCTACCGGGCGCGGCTCGCCGCGACGCACGTCCATGTGAGCAAGGACCACTTCCCCAAGGCGCGCCGGAAGCAGGCGCGGCAGATGCGGCTCGTCGCGGAGGCGCTGGAGGCCGGACGGGACGTGGCCGTCGACAACACCAACCCGTCGCCGGACGAGTGGGCGCCGCTCATCGAGGTCGCCCGCCGGTTCGGGGCGCGGGCCGTCGCGTACTGGTTCCCGCCGGACGTCGCGCTGTCGATGCGGCGCAACGCGCTGCGCCCGCCGGAAATGCGGGTGCCGGACGTCGGCGTGTATGCGACGCTCAAGCGGCTGCGCCGTCCGGGACCCGGAGACGGGTTCGACGAGGTGTGGACGGTGCGGCCGGACGGGCGCGGCGGGTTCGCCGTCGCGTCCATGGAAGGCGGGGCCGATGCGGAACGACGACCTTGAGACGCGGATGCGCGCACGGGAGCGGTTCCACTCGCTGACCCTGCATCCGGGGGCGTGGGCGATCGTCCGGGTCGACGGCCGGGCCTTCTCCAAGTACACCGAGACGCGGTTCGACAAGCCATTCGACCCGCGGTTCTCCGCGCTGATGGCGGGCGCGGCGGAGGCGCTGCTGACCGAGCTGGGCGCCCGGTACGCCTACACCGAGAGCGACGAGATCTCCGTCGTGTTCGACCCGTCGTACGAAATGTTCGGGCGCGAGGTCGAGAAGCTGGTGTCGCTGTCGGCGGGCATCGCCACGGCCGCGTTCACGCACGCCGCCGGGGAGCCCGCCGTGTTCGACTCCCGCGTGTGGACGGGCACGGGCCTGGACGACGTCGTCGACTACCTCTCGTGGCGGCAGGCCGACGCGGCGCGGTGCGCGCTCAACGGGTGGGTCTACTGGACGCTCCGGAACGAGGGGCGCGGGCCGAAACAGGCCACGCGGGAGATGTACCGGACGTCCGTGTCCGAGAAGAACGAGCTGCTGTTCGCCCGCGGGATCAACTACAACGACGTTCCCGCCTGGCAGCGGCGCGGTGTCGGCCTGTGGTGGGAGACGTTCGAGAAGGCCGGGCACGACCCGGTCGCGGACGTCCCGGTGACCGCGACGCGGCGGCGGGTGCACGTCGAGCGCGAACTGCCGATGCGGGACGCGTACCGGACCTTTATCCGCGACCTGCTCATGCGGTAAGCATGCGACATGGTGCGTCTTCGGCGTGATGTCCGGCTTGCAGTGTTCCCCGAGGAAGTGCTGAACGACGTCGTCCGGCCGATCCTGGACGCCGCCGAGGGCCTCGCGATCGGCGGTGACGGGCTGCACCTCGGCGACGCCGTGATCGCAAAGGCGCGGCTCGTCCAGGGGCGCCACCTCGTGGCCGGGGCCCGGTATCGGGTGGAGGTTCCCGAGGTCGACGGGGGAGTCGTCGAGATCGTCGTCGAATCCTGGGACCGTGCGCGGCGGATCCGGCTGAACGGGACGTTCGAGATGGACGGGCACGCCGCGACGGCGGCGCTGCACGCCGACCTGACCGGCCGCCGGATCCGGGCGGTCCGCCTCACGGGCGAGTACCGGGCGACGAAGGGGCGCCTGCGGTTCCTGCGGCGCGGCAGTTGGGAGGCGGACGCGCGGTTCGGGGACTGGACGGACGCGCCGACGGTCTCGCTCCGGGTTCTGCACCGGTTCGGCGTCGCGGGCGCGCGCGTCGAGGGGAAGGCGGAGCGGCGCGGGCACTGGAAGGCGCGGACGGTCGTGGACGCGCGAGGGCGCGGCGTCCTGCGCCCGTTCGCGGCGCTGGGCCTGCTGATCGCCCGGCGTAAGCTGCGGGACGGGTTCGCCGAAGGCGTGGACGGGTTCGCGGCCCGATGGAACGAGGTCGTCCCGCGCCTGGACGAACGCGACCTGCGGGCGCCCCTCGCCGCGAGCCACACGGTCACCGTGCGGGCGGTCGAGCGGGAGTGGATCGACGGGTTCGTCGCCGGACTGCGCGCGGCGGTCGAGGGATTCGAGTTCAAGCGCGGACGGCTCGTGCACGACGGCGCCCCGACGGACGACGTCCGGCTCGTCGAGGGGAAGCACCTGGCGCGCGGTGCCCGCTACCGGCTGTCGGCCGCCCACCGGGACCAGGTCGAGGCGACCGTCGCCGCGTGGGACACAGACCGTGTCCGCGTCGAGTTCCGGACGGACGACGGCGCCCGCGCCGGCTCGTTCGAGTCGCGCGGCGCGTCCGTCCGGGTCGAGTACGTGAGCCGGGGCCCCGACGGCTGGGAGGCGCTCGGTGACGTCACCGGCGAGATCGACGCGGACGTGCACGGCTGGACATCGGGGACCCCGGTCACGCGCAGGCTCGCCCACGTGTTCGGGACGGAGGTCCTGTCGCTCACCTGCGCCCCCGCCGAGAACGGGTGGGCGGTCACCTTCACCGAGACTCACGCGCCGCTCGAATGGCTCCGCCCGCTGTACTCCGTCGCCATCGCGCTCGCCCCCACGGAGGAGGCGTTCCGAGAGCTGGTCGCGATCGCCGCCGGACGCTGGGACAGGGCCGTGGGTGAAGCGGTGGACCCGGCCGGGGCCGCGGCCGAGCTGCTGGACGCCGTCCTGACGCGGGGCCTACTTGAGAACTTCCGTCTTCTCGGAATCCCCCGGGAACACCACCAGGAGATGCCGCTGGGCGGGATGGACCCATGAGACGGGCAGTTCGCGTCCCGCCACATGCACGCGGAGCCGGTAGTGCCCGCGGCCCGCGACGGTGACGGCGGGGAACCCGGACGGTGAGCCCATCTGCGTGATCGTGGTCTTTCCGTCCGGGCTGTCGATGCCGACCTCGACGACCCGGTCCCAGCCGTCGAGTTCGGGCGGCGGTTCCCGCCGGTAGGCGCGGATCGTCACGCAGATCCGGTCCTCGGTGCCGGTGGTCACCGTGGCCGTCCCGTCTCGGGTGACGACCGGGTCGTCCGTGGGGAAGCCGTCGAACGGAGCCCCCTCGGGGAGTTCTCCCACGTGGTAGGCCCGCATCAGGTTGCCCGTGAGGACGTCGGTGTACTCACGGTCGGGACGGACGTTCGCCCCCGGCATTTTCCGCTCGCAGAACGCCTTCACCTTCGCCCTTTCCCGGTCGTACTCCTCGTCGGCCTTCGCCCGCGCGCGCTCTGTCTCTTGCTGGTCCGCGACGGCGACCTTCGGGCACAGGTACACGTACTCGCGGAATGTCGGCATGCGGATTCCCTGGGGTGGGATTCGATGCTCGCCGTTACACGCCCTGCGCCCATTGTCAAGGAGGATCGCATCGGACGGCTGGTCTCCGGTGTACCTAAGGAGCCTGGAGTCCGGATATCGCATGCTGAAACCGCGTACCCGGCACAGGTAGGTGAGCTTCCTTTCGTGCTGCGACATGCTTACGACGGCCTGCACCGATATTTCGTCGCGCGCCTGGAAGGGGCGGTCGATGTCCTTGCACGCCGCCGGACTCGACAGCGGCACCGGACCGTCCTGATCCCCGGCGGCGGCGAACAGCGGCACCGTGACGGCGAGCGCGGCGGCCGTCCGGACCACGACCGTCCTCGGACGGTACGTCGCCGCGAGGACGAGCGCGAGCGGTAGCAGGTCGTACACCTGCCAGAACACCTCGCGGGCGCCGATCGGGTACCACGCCTCCACGCACGTGCTCCCCCATCGCGCGACGTCGTACCCGAACAGCAGCGGTTCGACGAGCAAGTACGGCGTCAAAAGCGCGACGGCCGCCCATCCGACGGCGCGCCGCCGCGTGATCAGCCACATGGCGAACGCGGGCAGGACGATCGCCCACGGATTGCCCGGGAAGAAGAAGTACCCCGGTAGCACCGACCACAGATCGAGTTGATGCTGCCAGCCCTGGCACTGCCCGATGGCGAAGCCGAACGCGTGCGACCCCTGGATGCCCATCTTCGAGCCGCCGAACAGCGCGAACCCGAGCGTCCAGACGAGCGGCGCGGCGCTCACCGTGGCGGCGGAGATCCATAAAACCTTTTGCGTGCGGGGGCTCCATTGCGACATGTTCGCAGGAGCGTAGAGGACGTCTACGACAGCACGCACATGGGGGCGCGGAGTTGGCGCTGGGGATCGAGTTCGCGAACGTGGTCGGGCGAGTTTCCGGATTGGAACGGGACATCGACGAATTCGCGGCCGTCCAGCACAACTACATCGAGGACTCGCACCTTTTCCGCGTCGGGTTCATGAGCACCGGCGAAGCCCTCGGCCTTCTCGACACGCTGCCCGAAGGGTCTGCGGCCCTCGTGACGTCCGACGGTCCCCTCCCGGACTGGCTGCGGCGCGGCGAGGTCGACGGCTCGTACGCCGTCTGGCACGCCGCGCACGAACCGGGGCCGGTCGTCCCGCCCCTGCAAGGCGTGCTGTTGCAGGGCCCGTCGCGGGCGCGGGAGGTCGTCTTCCGTGACGCCGCGGCGACCGTGCGGCGGCTGGACGCGCCGGACGGGACGGGGCATGAACGGCTGGAGGTCGTCCGGTACTGGGGGCTGGTCGATCTCGAAGTCCTCGTCGTCCCGAACGGCACGCGCACGTCCGTCTTCCGGGCCGCGCGGCGGCGGGACAGGAACCGGCGCTGCCGCCCCGACATCGCGCTCCTGCAGTGGCTCGAAAGGACGCTCCGCGCCGCGGGCGCGCGTTAGCCGTAGACGGCGGCGATCGCGCGTTCGATGCTCGTGCGGGCGGTGCCGGGGTCGGTGATGCCGATCAGGACGTAGTAGGCGAGGCCCTCGGCGTGCGCGATGAGGTCGACGGCGGTGGTCTCGGGGTCGGCGGCGCCGCCGCGGCGCAGCACGTCGGCGATCTCGCCGTGGAAGCGGGCGTACTCGTCGCGCATGCGGGCGGCGATGGCCTCGTCGGCGAGGGCGAGCGCGGTGAACGACTGCCGGACGCGCATGTGCGCGCGCGTCTCGGCGTCGTGGGCGATCAGTTCGGTGAGGACGGCCGTGAGGACGTCGCGGGGCGGGGCGCCCGCGAGGTCGCGGCCGACCCGCGCGCGGATCCGCGCGGTGCTCAGCGCGTTGCCCCGGTCGAAGGCGGCCTCGATGAGCCGCTGCTTGGCGGGGAAGTAGTGCTGGACGCGTCCGGGAGAGACGTCCGCGCGCGCCGCGACCTCGGTCAGCGACACCGCCGCCAGGCCGCGTTCGGCGACGATCGTCAGGACCGCGTCGGCGATCTCGTTCCGCCGTTCCTCGTGCCGGACCCCCGGCCCGCGCGTGCGCCGCTCCATCTCCCTGCTTTCCAATATGAGCACATCGGATTGACCCGTCCGAGCCTAGCCGCATAGCCTGCGAAGGTCGAGCAAAGCAATGTGAATGCATCGATTCGGGGGTGCCGATGGGACGGGTCGTCCTCGTGCTCGCGTGCGCCGCGCAGTTCATGGTCGTCCTGGACGTCTCGGTGGTGAACGTCGCGCTGCCCGCCGTCCAGGACGACCTGGGCTTCGCCGCCGCCGACCTGCCGTGGGTCGCGGGCGCCTACACGCTCGCGTTCGCCGGGTTCCTGCTGCTCGGCGGGCGGCTCGCCGACATCGTCGGGGCGCGGCGGACGTTCCTGGCGGGCCTGCTGCTGTTCTGCCTGCCCAGCCTCGTCGGCGGCCTCGCCACGGCGCCCGGCGCGCTGATCGCCGCGCGCGCCGCGCAGGGGATCGGCGCGGCCGTCCTCGCCCCCGCCACCCTGACGATCATCACCACGACGATCCCCGAGGGGACGCGGCGGACCCGCGCCCTCGCCGTCTGGACGGCCGTCGGGCTGGTCGGCGGCGCGGCGGGCAACCTCGTCGGCGGGGTGCTCACCGAGGCGCTGTCGTGGCGGTGGATCCTGCTGGTGAACGTGCCGGTCGGCCTCGCGGCCGCCGTCCTGGCCCGGCGCGTCCCGGACGGGCGCCGCGACCGCGCCCGCCGCCGCCTCGACGTCCCCGGCGCGGTCGCCGCGACCGCCGGGCTCGCGCTGCTCGCCTTCGGCATCATGCGGGCCGGGTCCCGGGGGTGGACGGACGCCGGCACGGCCGGGGCGCTCGGCGGCGCGCTCGTCCTGCTCGCCGCGCTCGCCGTCGTCGAGGCGCGCGCCGCCGCCGACCCGCTCGTCCCGCCGCGCCTGCTCCGGTCCCGCGCGATCGGCCTCGGCAACGTCCTGATGCTGCTCGCGGGCGGCTGCTTCCAGGTGCCGATGTGGTACTTCCTCACCCTCTACATGCAGGACGTCCTCGGCTTCTCGGCGCTCGAGACCGGGCTCGGGTTCCTCCCGCACACCCTCCTCACCATGCTCGTCGGCCTCCAGGTGACGCCGCGGCTGATGCGGCGCGTGGACGATCGCGCGCTCGTCGCCGCCGGCGCGGCCGTCGCGGCGGCGGGGTTCCTCTGGCAGGGCGCCGTCGCCGGGGACGGCGGCGGGACGTACGTGCGCGACGTCCTCGGCCCGGCCGTCCTGGTGTCGGCCGGCGGCGGCCTGCTGAACACGCCGCTGACCACCACGGTCACCGCGGGCGTCGCCGCCGCCGACGCGGGCGCGGCGTCCGGCCTGCTGAACACCGCGAAGCAGGTCGGCGGGGCGGTCGGTCTCGCCGCGCTCGCCGCCGCGACCGGCACCTACGGTGCCGCGTTCCTGGCGATGGCCGTCATGCTGGGCGCCGTGGCCGCCGCGTCGCTCGCACTGCCCGCGCGCCGCGACGCGCCACCGGACGTCCCGCGCCGGACCGGGCAACCATCCGGGGGGTCTCGGCGGTACTAGTCGGCAGGAAACCACCGGGAGGACGGATGCGGGACCGGCCGGACTATTCGGCATATGTGACTGAGCGGTCGCCGCGGCTGCTGCGGACCGCCTACCTGATGTGCCGCGACTGGGGCCAGGCGGAGGATCTGCTGCAGACGGCACTGGTCAAGGCGTGGCGGGCGTGGCGGCGCGTCGGCGCCGACCCCGACCCGTACGTGTATCGGATCCTCGTGAACACGCACGCGTCGTGGGCGCGGCGCCGCTGGCGCGGGGAGCGGCCGACGGAGGCGCCGCCGGACGGGCCGGACCCGGCGGACGCGTACGGCGCGGCCGACGACAAGGCCGTGCTGTGGGCGGCGCTCGACCGGCTGCCGCGCGGGCAGCGCGCCGTGATCGTCCTGCGGTACTTCGAGGATCTGCCGGAGGCGCGGGTGGCGGAGATCCTCGGATGTTCGGTGGGGACCGTCAAGAGCCAGAGCAGCAAGGCGCTCGCCAAGCTCCGCATCGACCCGGAGATCATTACTGCGCAGCCGCGCGGTGGGCACGCGGCGGCGGCGCCGCGTGGAGGGATCGCGGCGGCGCCGCTTGGAGGGATCGCGGCGGCGCCGCGGGGAGGGACCGACCGATGAGCCACGACCTGAAGGACCTGCGCGAGGTCATGGAGAGCCGCAGCGCGGCCGGGAGCGTCGCCCCGGACCTGCACGACCGGCTCCGGCGGCGGATCGGGCGCGGACGCCGGATCCGGATCGGCGCCGGGGCGGCGGGGGCCGTCCTGGCGGCCGGGGCGCTCGTCCCGGCCGTCGGGAGCCTCGGCGAGGACCCGGCGACGCGGGAACGCGCCCCGGTGCTGTCGGGCGTCCCGAACGACGCGTTCACGTCCTCGAAGCCCAAGTACGGGATGCGGCCGCTCAGTGAGATCCAGTACTCGTCGATCGGCCGGAAGGCGGAGGTCACGTACACGCCGACCGGGCCGCACACGATGATCGAGTACCGGTGCGAGACGCCGTCCCGGGTGTACGCGGTGTCGTCGAAAGGCACGCTGTCGGGCGGGGGCTGCGACAAGAACGACAGTGTCGAGAGCTACCGGCGGAACCGCGATGGCGGCGCGGTGACGTACCAGGCGGTCGTGGTCCCCAGGGACGTCGAAGTGCGGTCGGTGGCCGAGCTCGACCGGTACGTCGACTCGCACTCCCCGGCGCCCGGCCGGTGGAGCGTCCGGATCTACAGCGGGAAGTGCGACATCCAGACCTGCTACGGGCCGCCCGAGCCCGTGAAGCGCCTGCCCGTGCAGGGGCTGGAGCGCCTCGCGCAGGGGAAGGGCGTGGCGGACGGACGCGCCCGCACGGTCTCGTTCGTCCCGACGGGCGAGACGGTGCGGCTGCGCGTGACGTGCCTGGACGGTGCGGCGGTCGCGGTCGTGGAGTCCGGCGGGCGCCCCACGAAGGCCGGGTGCGAGGCGGACGAGCGTCTCGGCCACGTCTGGGAGCAGCGGGTCACGCCCGGCGAACGGACCGAGCTGCGGGTCGCCGTGCTTCCGGCCGAGGCGGGCGACCCGAAGTCCACCGAGGACGCGGACATCGCAAAGGCGATGGAGGGCGTCGAGCCGGACGGGACGTGGAAGCTGGAGGTCTTCGCCCGCTGATCGGACGCCGGTGATCCCCGGGGTTTCGTCCGGTGCGCCCCACGTGTCATGATTCCGATAACGGTTTTCATTCACGTGGGGGTGGGCGATGCGGACGGTCGACGGCACGGAGCCGGGCACCGAGTCGGCGGCGGGGCCGGTCACGCGGGAACTGGCGGCGATCTGGGGAGAGCTCCTCGACCTCGAACCGGACGCCGTCCCGCCCGACGTGAGCTTCGTGCGGCTCGGCGGCGACTCCGTGCTGACCGTCCGGCTGTCGGCGCTGGTCCGCAGCCGGCTGGCCGTCGAGCTGGCGCTGTCGGACGTCACCGTGGAGATCACCCTCGACGGGCTCGCCGACCTCGTGCGGCGCCGCACCGGCGGGACGGCGCGGGCGCTGCCCGTCGACATCGAGCACCGCCCCGACCCGGGCGCCCCGTTCCCGCTGATGCCGCTCCAGCAGGGCTACTTCATCGGCCAGCAGGGCGCCTGGGAGCTGTCGTACGACTCGGCGCACTTCTACGCCGACGTGGCCCTCACCGGAATGGACGGCGACGAGGCCGCCGAGGCGCTCGAGGACGCCCTCGGCCGGCTCGCCCGGCACCAGCCGATGCTGCGGGCGCGCGTCCTGCCGGACGGCACCCAGCGCGTCCTGCATCCGGACGAGCCCGGCGCCGTCCCCGTCCCGCGCCTCTACGACCTGCGGGACGCGGACGGCGCGACGGTGCGGGCCACGCTGGCGTCCGTCCGCGACGAGATGAGCACCGCCGGGCCCGACCCGCAGCACGGCCCCGGCGTGGACGTCCGGCTCAGCCTCCTGCCCGGCGGCCTCGGGCGGCTGCACACCGCGATGAGCCTGCTGACGCTCGACGGCTGGTCGGCGACCCTGCTGAACCGCGAGCTGCTCGCCCTCGCCGCCGACTGGAACGCGGTCCCCGCGCCGCTGGAGGTCGACTTCGGCGACTACGTCACCGCGCAGGACCGGCTGCGCGACACCGCCGCGTGGGCCGCCGACCGCGACTGGTGGTGGGCGCGCCTCGACGGCGTCCCGTCCGCCCCCGCGCTCCCGCTGCGCGCCGACCCCCGCGACGTCCGCCCGACCCTGATGGGCACCCGGTCGGCGCACCTGTCCGCGCCCCGCTGGGCGGCGCTGCGCGACCACTGCACCGCCCGCGACGTCACCCCGTCCGCCGCGATGCTCGCCGCGTTCGCCGTCGTCCTCGCCCGCTGGGGCGGGCACCGCCGGATGCTGCTGAACTCCCTGCAGCTCAACCGGCTGCCGCTGCACCCGGACGTCCACCGGGTGTTCGGCGCGTTCGCCGCCACGATGCTGCTGCCCGTCGAACCGGTGCCCGGCCGCCCGTTCGCCGAACTCGCCCGCGACGCGCAGCGCACCCTCACCGACGCCGCCGCGCACAACCTGATCTCGGGCGTGGAGGTGTCGCGGGAGCTGGCGCGGCGGCGCGGCACGACCCGTCCCGTCGGGCCCGTCGTGTTCCAGAGCACCCTCGGCATGGACGCGGCCGTCGGCGAGGGGCAGGTCGAGTCGGCGGGGCCGCTCGGCGACCTCGACTTCGCCGACTACTACCACCAGCTCCGCACCCCGCAGGTCGCGCTGGAGGCCCGCTTCTACGAGCTGCACGGCGAGATGGCCGCCGTGTTCTCCCTGGTGGACGAGCTGTTCGACCCGGCCGAGGTGGACGCGGCGTTCGCGGGGCTCCGCGCGCTCATCGAGGCGCTCGCCGACGGCCCCGCCTGGGACGAGCCCGTCGACCTGCCGTCCGCCCGCGACCCCGGCCCCGCACCGGGCCTCACCCTGGACCGGCTGCCGGAGGGCGCGGCGGAGGCGGCGGGCGGCCCGCCGCGCGACGACCTCGAACAGCGGATCTGCGCGCTGTGGGAGGACGTCCTCGGCGTGCCCGTCCTGGACCGCGCGACCACGTTCTTCGCGCTCGGCGGCGACTCCCTCCTCGCCGTCCGGGCCCTCGCCCGGCTCGCCGGGGACGGCCCGGTGCCGACCGTCCGCGAGTTCCTCGACGCGCCGACCGTCGCGGGCCTCGCCGCGTCCGTCCGCGCCCGGACGGACGCCGCGTGACGGTCGTCGGGATCCTCGGCGGCGCCGGGGCGGTCGGCCGGGCCGCCGCGCGGCGGCTCGCGGACCTCGGTGAACTCCGCGTCGGCGGCCGCTCCCTCGACCGGGCCTCGTCCGTGCCCGGCGGCGTGCCCGTCCGGGTCGACCTGCACGACCCGGCGAGCCTCGCGGCGTTCTGCGCGGGCTGCGACGCGGTGCTGAACTGCGCGGGGCCGTCCTACCGGGTGCTGGACGCCGTCGCCCGCGCGGCCGTCGCCGCCGGGGCCCACTACGTGGACGCGGCGGGCGATCTGCCCGCGATGTCCGCACTCGGGGCCGTCCGGGACCGGGCGGCGGTGTTCTCCGCGGGCCTCACCCCGGGTCTGTCCGGGCTCCTGCCCCGGCTCCTCGTCGACCGGCCCGCGCGCCGCCTCGACGTCCACGTCGGCGGGGCCGCCGCGCTCGGCGAGATGGGCGCCCTCGACATGCTGGCGTCCCGCGGCCCCGAGTTCGGGACGCCGCTGGCCGCGTGGCGCGACGGACGCGCCGTCCCCGGGGCGCGTCCCCTGCACGACGTCGCGCTCCCCGGCTTCCCCGGGCGGGTCCACGCGTACCCGTTCGTCTCCACGGAGGCCGCCCGCCTGGCCGAACGGTGCGACGTGGACGAACTGCGGGCGCACACCGTGTACGTGAGCGAGAACGTCCCGCGCGCCCTCACCGCCGCGTGGGCCGCCGAAGGCCCGCTCGACGACCACGTCCCCGCGCTGGTCGCGGCCGCCGAAGCCGACCTGGCGAAGACCGGACCGTACTCGACGCTGCTGTTCCAGGCCGTCCCGCGCGGGGGGAGCGCACCGCGACGGCTCACCCTGCGCACGTCCGACCCGAACGCGCTGAGCGGCGCCGTCGCGGCCCTCGCCGTCCGCGACATCCTCGCCGGACGCGTCGCGCCCGGCGCCCGCCTCGCCGCCGAATGCCTGAACCCCGCCACCGTCCTCGACCGGCTCCGCACGGACCCCGTCGTGACGGAGGCCGAACTGCGATGACCGGAGGAAGATGACCGACGAAGCCGCCCGCGCGGACCAGGGCCTCGGCTACGCCGTGAACGCCCCCTACTACGACTTGATCTTCCCGGCGGAGGCCCGCGACGCCCTCGCCGCGACCCTCCGGACGCTCCTGCCGGACGCCCGCGCCGTCGCCGAGATCGGCCCCGGCACCGGCTGGTTCACCGAGGTCCTCGCCGGACTCGCCGGCGAGGTGTTCGCCGTCGAACCCGCCCGCATCATGCGCGCCGCCCTCACCACCCGCCTCGCCCGCGACCCGGACCTCGCCGCCCGCGTCACCGTCCTGCCCGAGGGCGCCCTGACCGCGCGCCCGCCCGTCCCGGTCGACGCGGTCGTGATGTTCAACCTCGTCATGCACTTCTCGCCGGCGCGGCGCCCCGCGCTCTGGCGGCGCTGGGCCGACGCGCTCGCCCCCGGCGGGCTGCTCCTCATCGAGCCGCAGTACCCGCAGCGGGCCGAGCCCGTCCCCGCGACGACCGTCCCCGGCCGCGCCCTCGGCCGCCGCCGGTACGACGTCGTCACCCGCGCGGACGTCGCCGGGGACGACCTCGTCCGCTGGGTCAACACCTACCGGACGTGGGACGGCGACGACCTCCTCTCCGCCGAGACCGCCGAGTTCGACTGCCACGTCATCTCCGACGAACGCCTCGCGTCCGAACTGGCCGACGCGGGCCTCGAACCGCTTCCCGCCGAGGGCGTCCACGCGTGGCGCCGCAAGGAGAACTGATGTACGACGTGATCGTGATCGGCGGCGGCCCCGCCGGGCTCAGTGCCGCCCTCGTCCTCGGCCGCCAGCGCCGCGACGTCCTGCTCATCGACGGCGGCGCCCCCCGCAACGCCCCCGCGTCCGAAATGCACATGTATCTGAGCCGCGACGGCTTCGACCCCGCCCGGCTCCTCGCCCTCGGACGGGACGAACTGTCCGCGTACCCGAGCGTCGAGGTCCG
The nucleotide sequence above comes from Actinomadura algeriensis. Encoded proteins:
- a CDS encoding saccharopine dehydrogenase NADP-binding domain-containing protein — its product is MTVVGILGGAGAVGRAAARRLADLGELRVGGRSLDRASSVPGGVPVRVDLHDPASLAAFCAGCDAVLNCAGPSYRVLDAVARAAVAAGAHYVDAAGDLPAMSALGAVRDRAAVFSAGLTPGLSGLLPRLLVDRPARRLDVHVGGAAALGEMGALDMLASRGPEFGTPLAAWRDGRAVPGARPLHDVALPGFPGRVHAYPFVSTEAARLAERCDVDELRAHTVYVSENVPRALTAAWAAEGPLDDHVPALVAAAEADLAKTGPYSTLLFQAVPRGGSAPRRLTLRTSDPNALSGAVAALAVRDILAGRVAPGARLAAECLNPATVLDRLRTDPVVTEAELR
- a CDS encoding class I SAM-dependent methyltransferase is translated as MTDEAARADQGLGYAVNAPYYDLIFPAEARDALAATLRTLLPDARAVAEIGPGTGWFTEVLAGLAGEVFAVEPARIMRAALTTRLARDPDLAARVTVLPEGALTARPPVPVDAVVMFNLVMHFSPARRPALWRRWADALAPGGLLLIEPQYPQRAEPVPATTVPGRALGRRRYDVVTRADVAGDDLVRWVNTYRTWDGDDLLSAETAEFDCHVISDERLASELADAGLEPLPAEGVHAWRRKEN